A single genomic interval of Penaeus monodon isolate SGIC_2016 chromosome 30, NSTDA_Pmon_1, whole genome shotgun sequence harbors:
- the LOC119592322 gene encoding ventral anterior homeobox 2a-like, with protein sequence MDQLSVMNLQPLAWAFSRPWAPSASPPPAHIITPSQMSRKAKAFTIDALLGLDTQKDLPDTAASPPASPISLLHQDSYDTALRDAPGKIKRHRTVFTESQLQRLEEEFQRQQYLVGPERKQLASQLQLSDLQLKVWFQNRRIKWRKNQLSATQDRDACTSPPASQ encoded by the coding sequence ATGGACCAACTCTCAGTGATGAACCTCCAGCCTTTGGCTTGGGCCTTCAGCCGCCCATGGGCGCCGTCCGCCAGCCCTCCTCCCGCCCACATCATCACGCCCTCACAGATGTCCCGCAAGGCCAAGGCCTTCACCATCGACGCCCTTTTGGGACTTGACACTCAAAAGGATCTTCCTGACACAGCCGCTTCCCCGCCTGCGTCTCCGATCTCCCTCCTTCACCAGGACTCTTACGACACCGCCCTCAGGGACGCCCCCGGAAAGATCAAGCGACATCGCACAGTGTTCACGGAGTCGCAGCTTCAGCGACTGGAGGAGGAGTTCCAGCGGCAGCAGTACCTGGTGGGCCCCGAGCGGAAGCAGCTTGCTAGCCAACTCCAGCTGAGTGATTTACAACTGAAAGTGTGGTTCCAGAACCGACGCATCAAGTGGCGCAAGAACCAGCTGAGCGCGACGCAGGATCGCGACGCCTGTACGTCTCCTCCGGCGTCGCAGTAG